One Terriglobia bacterium DNA segment encodes these proteins:
- a CDS encoding DUF1501 domain-containing protein, which produces MRITRRVFLKGGAMAIAATAAVPSFLTRAVYGLDMPAGGRRKRFVVLFQRGAADGLNIVVPHGEGAYYGMRPSIAIPRPSSGRESAIDLDGFFGLHPSLAPLKPLWDQKHLAIVHAAGSPDNTRSHFDAQDYMESGTPGLKSTEDGWLNRALRTDKEDASPFRAVALSTGLPRTLAGSAPAIAISHVNQFGVGGRNPAAVPLANTFEAMYDQSVDAVLHGTGQATFDAVKMLKSADPARYTPAAGANYPRGRFGDSLKQIAQLLKADLGVEVAFADIGGWDHHVNEGSTQGQLANLLRDFGTSIAAFWTDIGDLGEDTVLVTMSEFGRTARENGNRGTDHGHANVMFVVGGPVKGGRVYGDWPGLNPGQLYEGRDLALTTDFRRVLGEAVYRHLGNKDLATVFPGFENDPHRFSGLLKT; this is translated from the coding sequence ATGAGGATCACGCGTCGAGTTTTCTTGAAGGGCGGTGCCATGGCCATCGCCGCAACGGCGGCGGTGCCCAGCTTCCTGACGCGGGCCGTGTACGGGCTCGACATGCCAGCGGGCGGCCGGCGCAAGCGCTTCGTGGTGCTTTTCCAGCGCGGCGCGGCCGATGGCCTGAACATCGTGGTGCCACATGGCGAGGGCGCGTACTACGGCATGCGGCCGTCGATCGCGATACCCCGCCCCAGCAGCGGGCGCGAGTCGGCCATCGACCTCGACGGCTTCTTCGGCCTGCATCCTTCGTTGGCGCCGCTCAAGCCGCTTTGGGACCAAAAGCACCTGGCCATCGTCCACGCGGCCGGCTCGCCGGACAACACCCGTTCGCACTTCGACGCTCAGGACTACATGGAGTCGGGCACGCCCGGCCTCAAATCCACCGAGGACGGCTGGCTGAACCGCGCCCTGCGCACAGACAAGGAGGATGCCAGCCCCTTCCGCGCCGTCGCGCTCAGCACCGGCCTGCCGCGGACGTTGGCGGGATCGGCGCCGGCCATCGCCATCTCCCACGTCAACCAATTCGGCGTAGGCGGACGCAACCCGGCAGCCGTGCCCCTGGCCAATACTTTCGAAGCCATGTACGACCAGTCGGTGGACGCGGTGCTGCACGGCACCGGGCAGGCGACATTCGACGCCGTGAAGATGCTGAAATCCGCCGACCCGGCCCGTTACACCCCGGCCGCCGGAGCAAATTATCCGCGCGGGCGTTTCGGCGACAGCTTGAAGCAGATCGCGCAGTTGCTGAAGGCTGACCTGGGCGTCGAGGTCGCCTTTGCCGACATCGGCGGCTGGGACCACCACGTCAACGAGGGCAGCACGCAGGGCCAGCTCGCCAACCTGCTGCGCGACTTCGGCACCTCCATCGCGGCCTTCTGGACCGACATCGGCGACTTGGGCGAAGACACCGTGCTGGTCACCATGTCGGAGTTCGGACGCACAGCGCGCGAGAATGGCAATCGCGGCACCGACCACGGCCACGCCAACGTCATGTTCGTCGTAGGCGGACCGGTGAAGGGCGGGCGCGTGTACGGCGACTGGCCCGGTCTCAATCCCGGCCAACTGTATGAAGGACGCGACCTGGCCCTCACCACCGACTTCCGCCGCGTGCTCGGCGAGGCCGTCTACCGCCACCTGGGAAACAAGGACTTGGCGACCGTCTTCCCCGGCTTCGAGAATGACCCGCACCGGTTCTCGGGATTGCTCAAGACTTAA
- a CDS encoding sensor domain-containing diguanylate cyclase, giving the protein MPAPRPKGEEGRLAALRAYQILDTASEQVFDDLAQLASVICRTPIALLSLIDAERQWFKARMGITQTECSRDVSFCSYAILQSDLFIIPDALQDPRFATNPLVVNEPKIRFYAGIPLFTADGTHALGTLCVLDFVARELTGEQMNALRALARQAEALLELSRQRTLVKKAEAERSRTERELQMAYEREPELARVDLLTGLINRRAFLDIADRERKRSQRYEVPMSVITFDLENLQRIREQQGDQVADALVVSVANLLRNRVRHTDVLARTGDAEFVVLLPTTATESAKQFANKIRELMLEAIQQHDWPLLFAISVVTHIKAPESLEDLIRKADHVKSFVKTSDRITVREQAVGA; this is encoded by the coding sequence GTGCCGGCGCCAAGACCCAAGGGCGAAGAAGGTCGACTCGCAGCTCTGCGCGCATATCAGATCCTGGATACAGCTTCGGAACAGGTCTTCGATGACCTGGCGCAGCTGGCGTCTGTGATCTGCCGCACACCGATCGCCTTGCTGAGCCTGATCGACGCCGAGCGCCAGTGGTTCAAGGCGCGGATGGGGATCACCCAGACGGAGTGCTCGCGCGACGTCTCGTTCTGTTCGTACGCCATCCTGCAATCCGACCTGTTCATCATTCCGGACGCGCTCCAGGACCCTCGATTCGCCACCAACCCGCTGGTGGTCAACGAGCCGAAGATCCGTTTCTACGCCGGGATCCCGCTGTTCACGGCCGACGGAACGCACGCGCTGGGTACGCTGTGCGTCCTCGACTTCGTGGCCCGGGAGCTGACCGGAGAGCAGATGAATGCGCTGCGGGCGCTGGCGCGGCAGGCGGAAGCGCTGCTCGAACTGTCGCGGCAGCGCACGCTGGTGAAGAAGGCGGAGGCCGAGCGGAGCCGCACCGAGCGCGAGCTCCAGATGGCCTATGAACGCGAGCCGGAACTGGCGCGCGTGGACCTCCTCACCGGGTTGATCAACCGGCGCGCGTTCCTGGATATCGCCGACCGCGAGCGCAAGCGCTCCCAGCGATACGAAGTCCCGATGAGCGTCATCACGTTCGACCTGGAGAATTTGCAGCGGATCCGAGAGCAGCAGGGAGACCAGGTGGCCGACGCGCTGGTGGTCTCGGTGGCCAACCTGTTGCGCAACCGGGTGCGCCATACGGACGTGCTGGCGCGCACCGGGGACGCGGAGTTCGTTGTGCTGCTGCCGACTACGGCGACCGAATCCGCCAAACAGTTCGCCAACAAGATCCGCGAGCTCATGCTGGAAGCCATCCAGCAGCACGACTGGCCGCTGCTTTTCGCCATCAGCGTGGTCACGCACATCAAGGCGCCCGAGAGCCTGGAGGACCTGATCCGCAAGGCCGACCACGTGAAGTCGTTCGTCAAGACCAGCGACCGGATCACCGTGCGCGAACAGGCGGTCGGCGCGTAA
- a CDS encoding type II toxin-antitoxin system HicA family toxin, with protein MPPVPLLRPREAIKTFESLGWRVVRQQGSHIILTKPGHMATLSVPNHDQVARGTLRTLIARAGLTVEEFLAALGR; from the coding sequence ATGCCGCCGGTCCCGCTCCTCCGACCGCGAGAAGCGATCAAGACATTCGAATCGCTGGGCTGGCGGGTGGTCCGTCAGCAGGGCAGCCACATCATCCTGACCAAGCCCGGTCACATGGCTACTCTTTCGGTTCCGAATCACGACCAAGTCGCACGTGGGACGCTGCGAACCCTCATTGCGCGGGCAGGGCTCACGGTGGAGGAGTTTCTGGCCGCCTTGGGCCGCTAG
- a CDS encoding type II toxin-antitoxin system HicB family antitoxin, which produces MTFTVTIYRDEDGMYIAECPAIPGCVSQGRTESEAEENVRDAIRQCLAARAELGLPLTVTTRQVQVDVAD; this is translated from the coding sequence ATGACCTTCACCGTGACCATCTACCGCGACGAAGACGGAATGTACATCGCCGAGTGTCCTGCGATACCCGGCTGCGTCAGCCAGGGGCGGACGGAGAGCGAAGCGGAAGAGAACGTGCGCGATGCGATCCGGCAGTGCCTTGCGGCGCGTGCGGAGCTCGGCTTACCACTGACGGTCACGACGCGCCAGGTGCAAGTCGACGTGGCTGACTGA
- a CDS encoding Rieske (2Fe-2S) protein — MAEIVKIGTKADLPGENQAKEFTVKGQVICVANVDGTCSAMDNICLHRGGPLGGGVVMDGKVICPWHGWMWDPKTGEAVHNPGAKVGVYPLKIEGDDVLIEV, encoded by the coding sequence ATGGCGGAAATCGTGAAGATCGGGACCAAGGCGGACCTGCCGGGCGAGAACCAAGCCAAGGAGTTCACGGTCAAAGGGCAGGTCATCTGCGTCGCCAACGTGGACGGCACCTGCTCGGCCATGGACAACATATGCCTGCACCGCGGCGGGCCGCTGGGTGGGGGCGTGGTGATGGACGGCAAGGTGATCTGTCCCTGGCACGGCTGGATGTGGGACCCGAAGACGGGCGAGGCGGTGCACAATCCCGGAGCGAAAGTCGGGGTCTATCCCCTCAAGATCGAGGGCGACGACGTGCTGATCGAAGTCTGA
- a CDS encoding NADH-quinone oxidoreductase subunit B encodes MGWLQNRFEKNFVTTTVDYVFNWARKSALWPMTFGLACCAIEMIASSTARFDIARFGAEVFRPSPRQSDLMIVSGTVTLKMAPVVKRIYDQMPDPKWVISMGACSSVGGPFNTYAVLQGVDKIVPVDVYVIGCPPRPENLFYALLKLQDKIDSMTIAKKPTEVRLDEGMVESFKKQVMIAQTLQPK; translated from the coding sequence ATGGGCTGGCTGCAGAACCGGTTCGAGAAGAATTTTGTCACCACCACGGTAGATTACGTCTTCAACTGGGCGCGCAAGTCGGCGCTGTGGCCGATGACCTTCGGCCTGGCGTGCTGTGCCATCGAGATGATCGCCAGCTCGACGGCGCGCTTCGACATCGCGCGCTTCGGGGCCGAGGTGTTCCGTCCCAGCCCGCGGCAGTCCGACCTGATGATCGTCTCCGGCACGGTGACGCTGAAGATGGCGCCGGTGGTGAAGCGCATCTACGACCAGATGCCCGACCCGAAGTGGGTGATCTCGATGGGTGCGTGCTCCTCGGTCGGCGGGCCGTTCAACACCTACGCCGTGCTCCAGGGCGTGGACAAGATCGTGCCCGTGGACGTGTACGTGATCGGGTGCCCGCCGCGCCCGGAAAACCTCTTCTATGCGCTGCTGAAGCTGCAGGACAAGATCGACAGCATGACCATCGCCAAGAAGCCGACCGAAGTTCGGCTGGACGAGGGCATGGTGGAATCGTTTAAGAAACAAGTGATGATCGCGCAGACGCTGCAGCCGAAGTAA
- a CDS encoding DUF3857 domain-containing protein, which translates to MLGSLRKPYVCLLFSLAISVYAPGQESAKSVKADKDFSGEAYVVEEMTSGWSFENDGTGSRDVSVRIRIQSDVALQTFGVLTIGYQKAAETVAVDYVRVRHANGSVVETPLGDVEDMPAAITREAPFYSDLREKHVPVKGLGIGDVLEYKCHWIQAKPLVPGQFWVSMDFSKDEIVLKQTAQISVPRARAVKLSSELPPTVKDDGARRVYTWTRSNLVKSQQPKIELAQLTITGKLPAPDIQLSTFQSWQEVARWYGGLQQDRVAPSPEIRQKAAELTAHSADDNAKLRAIYEYVSSEFRYIGVAFGIGRYQPHFAAEVLANQYGDCKDKHTLLASLLAAAGIPSYPALISSSRLMAMDVPSPAQFDHIITAVPRGQDILWLDTTAEVAPLGYLLLPLRGKDALIIYENPAFQKTALDPPFPTSWTFKMDSKLDDKGTLTGKVEESLRGDLEFQFRTALRRLPRDKWKDLIQQISYATGFAGKVSDVTVDRLDPAAPVRLSYTYEREDFPDWKNRRIVVPAPSALGVPAEEDGKLPRFFWLGTPGEFVFDSKVELPKGFTASIPSEKNIKEDFIEYHATYSFSGSVLSGHYRILLKQREISGPAVAAYKEFTKKVAEDRDQYVELSSSTARNAQVAVGTLQRRVWELPDSTDPKAMEAENQAKEALQRGQMEEGIRDYRRAVAADPKFTRGWIVLGQMYLATLQKDAGIEALRGAVRSNPQQVISYKVLAFALTSSGRRDEAIGVWQDLAKVAPDDHDAPTNLGNLFISQKKYKDAIPYLEKSTKLFPDQPISFANLAIAYLHTGEEEKAVALFDQVLKLGAGPVPLNNVAYMLTNENKRLDLALKYAQQAVHEEEEDSSKVKLATMSAADLVHTSNLSAYWDTLGWVYFRTGDLKQAETYLRAAWSVLQDPVIGNHLGQAYEAQHRRQDAIHIYRLAASITPALGQGSEATEAVASSNERLHALGAPAQKAGARAPFPGEELSKERTVLLPRLGSLSGVAEAFVLLGPGPKVEDIKFISGSQQMRDAGKALAEAKFNAVFPANSSGRVVRRGILACYPHSGCSFALIPVEAVRSVE; encoded by the coding sequence ATGCTCGGAAGCTTACGAAAGCCGTATGTTTGCCTCCTCTTCTCGCTGGCTATCTCGGTGTATGCGCCTGGGCAGGAAAGTGCGAAATCGGTGAAGGCCGACAAGGACTTCTCTGGCGAAGCCTATGTCGTCGAAGAGATGACCTCCGGGTGGTCTTTTGAGAATGACGGCACCGGAAGCCGTGACGTCTCCGTGCGCATCCGCATTCAGTCCGATGTGGCCCTGCAAACGTTCGGTGTGCTGACGATCGGCTACCAGAAGGCTGCGGAAACGGTTGCAGTCGACTACGTCCGTGTCCGCCATGCGAACGGATCCGTCGTCGAAACGCCCCTTGGGGACGTCGAGGACATGCCGGCCGCTATTACGCGCGAGGCTCCTTTCTACAGCGATCTGCGGGAAAAGCACGTTCCTGTCAAAGGCCTCGGCATCGGTGACGTGCTCGAGTACAAGTGTCACTGGATCCAGGCCAAGCCGCTGGTCCCCGGCCAATTCTGGGTCAGCATGGATTTTTCCAAAGACGAGATCGTCCTCAAGCAGACGGCGCAGATCTCGGTTCCCCGCGCTCGTGCGGTGAAGTTAAGTAGCGAGTTACCGCCGACGGTCAAAGATGACGGCGCTCGCCGCGTCTATACCTGGACACGTTCGAACCTCGTCAAGAGCCAGCAGCCCAAGATCGAGCTCGCGCAGCTGACGATCACCGGCAAGCTGCCTGCACCCGACATTCAGCTCAGCACTTTCCAGAGCTGGCAGGAGGTGGCGCGCTGGTACGGCGGCCTCCAGCAGGATCGGGTGGCGCCTTCCCCGGAGATTCGCCAGAAGGCTGCCGAGTTGACCGCGCACTCCGCCGACGACAATGCCAAGCTCCGCGCCATCTACGAGTACGTCAGCTCCGAGTTCCGCTACATCGGAGTGGCGTTTGGCATCGGTCGCTACCAGCCGCATTTCGCGGCCGAGGTGCTCGCGAATCAATATGGCGACTGCAAAGATAAGCACACCTTGCTCGCCTCCTTGCTTGCCGCCGCAGGCATTCCCTCCTATCCGGCCCTGATCAGCTCGTCGCGACTGATGGCGATGGATGTCCCGTCGCCTGCGCAGTTCGACCACATCATCACCGCCGTCCCGCGTGGACAAGACATCCTGTGGCTCGACACCACGGCCGAAGTCGCCCCGCTTGGCTACCTTCTGCTTCCGCTGCGCGGCAAGGATGCGCTCATCATCTACGAGAATCCCGCTTTTCAGAAAACCGCGTTGGATCCGCCTTTTCCTACATCCTGGACCTTCAAGATGGATTCCAAGCTCGACGACAAAGGCACTTTGACCGGCAAGGTTGAAGAGAGCCTCCGCGGCGACTTGGAGTTCCAGTTCCGCACTGCGCTACGCAGATTGCCCAGAGACAAGTGGAAGGATCTTATCCAGCAGATCTCTTATGCCACCGGCTTCGCCGGTAAAGTCAGCGACGTCACCGTCGACCGGCTGGATCCGGCTGCGCCCGTTCGCCTCTCCTACACTTACGAACGAGAGGATTTCCCCGACTGGAAGAATCGTCGCATCGTGGTCCCCGCCCCAAGCGCGCTCGGGGTTCCTGCGGAAGAAGATGGCAAGTTGCCCCGCTTCTTCTGGCTGGGCACCCCCGGAGAATTCGTGTTCGATTCCAAGGTCGAGCTTCCCAAGGGATTCACCGCTTCCATCCCCAGCGAGAAGAACATCAAAGAGGATTTCATCGAGTACCACGCCACCTACAGCTTCTCCGGCAGTGTCTTGTCCGGTCACTACCGCATTCTGCTCAAGCAGCGCGAGATCTCGGGTCCCGCCGTCGCCGCTTACAAGGAATTCACCAAGAAGGTCGCCGAAGACCGCGACCAATACGTCGAACTCTCCTCGTCAACGGCCCGGAACGCGCAGGTCGCCGTCGGGACCCTGCAGAGGCGCGTCTGGGAGCTGCCCGACAGCACCGACCCCAAGGCGATGGAGGCGGAGAATCAGGCGAAAGAAGCCCTCCAGCGCGGCCAGATGGAGGAGGGCATCCGCGACTACCGGCGAGCCGTTGCCGCTGATCCGAAATTTACCCGCGGCTGGATCGTCCTCGGGCAGATGTACTTGGCGACCCTGCAGAAAGACGCGGGCATCGAGGCCCTACGCGGCGCGGTTCGCTCCAACCCGCAGCAGGTCATCTCGTACAAGGTGCTCGCCTTCGCACTGACGTCCTCCGGTCGCCGCGACGAAGCCATCGGCGTCTGGCAGGACCTCGCCAAGGTCGCGCCCGACGATCATGACGCCCCCACCAATCTCGGCAACCTCTTCATCTCCCAAAAGAAATACAAGGACGCCATTCCTTATCTCGAGAAGAGTACCAAGCTGTTTCCCGACCAGCCCATCTCTTTCGCGAACCTGGCCATCGCCTACCTCCACACGGGCGAGGAAGAGAAAGCCGTCGCTTTGTTCGACCAGGTATTGAAACTCGGCGCCGGTCCCGTCCCGCTGAACAACGTCGCGTACATGCTGACCAACGAGAACAAGCGCCTGGACCTGGCGCTCAAGTACGCGCAACAGGCCGTCCACGAGGAGGAAGAGGACTCGAGCAAGGTAAAGCTCGCCACCATGTCCGCGGCGGATCTGGTGCACACCTCCAATTTGAGCGCCTACTGGGACACCCTGGGCTGGGTATATTTCCGCACCGGCGATCTGAAGCAGGCCGAGACGTACCTGCGGGCTGCTTGGAGCGTCCTGCAGGACCCCGTCATCGGCAACCACCTCGGCCAGGCATACGAGGCACAGCATCGCCGCCAGGACGCCATCCACATCTACCGCTTGGCCGCTTCCATCACGCCGGCGCTAGGCCAGGGATCGGAAGCGACCGAAGCCGTCGCATCCTCGAACGAACGCCTCCACGCTCTCGGCGCCCCCGCGCAGAAGGCCGGAGCCCGTGCACCTTTTCCGGGGGAAGAACTTAGCAAGGAACGCACCGTTCTTCTTCCCCGCCTGGGGAGCTTGAGTGGCGTGGCAGAGGCATTCGTATTGCTGGGACCGGGACCCAAAGTCGAGGACATCAAGTTCATCAGCGGCTCGCAGCAGATGCGCGACGCCGGCAAGGCTCTCGCGGAAGCTAAGTTCAACGCCGTTTTTCCTGCCAATAGCTCGGGGCGGGTTGTACGCCGAGGCATTTTAGCCTGCTATCCGCATTCCGGCTGCAGCTTCGCCCTGATCCCCGTCGAGGCCGTCCGCAGCGTCGAATAG